One window of Phoenix dactylifera cultivar Barhee BC4 chromosome 5, palm_55x_up_171113_PBpolish2nd_filt_p, whole genome shotgun sequence genomic DNA carries:
- the LOC103710357 gene encoding ATG8-interacting protein 1 — translation MADDEEGDGTPSRGADWEVVSLTASTYAAAPGPNEFDPADENKGKEFNKNESESSGKLFMSDHFVFPPSEHENLPIEIEFSEIQSEAEGQKENIAEDDNELHKMSEENVQSKSDDPPHGIQYGMEDEEGKGLQEINLIGEEQDMYLGPEFSSSHAETGRSESVPHTEGSEFYEHSPQNLESPPKYAKKNEEDKSDESGLPCEAWWKRHAASLYRHAKEANTFWSVCVAAALMGFVILGQRWRREKWQLHQLKLRFSINDERMSRMLGPVGRFKDVLVGVHQRSIHNGGASASL, via the exons ATGGCAGACGATGAGGAGGGAGACGGCACACCGTCCCGTGGAGCTGACTGGGAAGTTGTGTCtctaactgcatccacctatgCTGCTGCACCTGGTCCAAACGAATTTGACCCAGCTGATGAGAATAAAGGCAAGGAGTTCAACAAAAATGAAAGTGAATCTTCTGGCAAATTATTTATGTCTGATCACTTTGTATTTCCACCAAGTGAGCATGAGAATCTACCAATAGAAATAGAATTCAGTGAAATTCAAAGTGAAGCAGAGGGTCAGAAAGAGAACATTGCCGAGGATGATAATGAACTCCATAAAATGAGTGAAGAAAATGTGCAAAGTAAATCTGATGATCCCCCACATGGAATTCAGTATGGTATGGAGGATGAAGAGGGGAAGGGATTGCAAGAGATAAATTTGATTGGGGAAGAGCAGGATATGTATCTGGGTCCTGAATTTAGTTCTTCTCATGCTGAAACAGGCAGAAGTGAGTCAGTGCCTCATACTGAGGGCAGTGAGTTCTATGAACATTCTCCCCAAAATTTGGAATCTCCTCCAAAGTATGCAAAGAAGAACGAAGAGGATAAGTCTGATGAATCTGGCCTTCCTTGCGAAGCATGGTGGAAAAGGCATGCAGCATCTTTGTATCGTCATGCAAAGGAGGCAAACACATTTTGGTCTGTCTGTGTGGCTGCTGCTTTAATGGGGTTCGTAATTCTTGGGCAGCGGTGGCGGCGAGAAAAATGGCAGCTTCATCAACTTAAATTGCGGTTTAGCATCAATGATGAG AGAATGAGCAGGATGCTAGGACCGGTAGGCCGATTCAAAGATGTTCTTGTGGGTGTTCATCAAAGGAGCATCCATAATGGTGGTGCATCGGCCAGCCTTTGA